GCACCCACCTGCCCGTGGAGTACGCCGGGGTGGAGCTGCCGTCCCTGCGCGATGCCGCCCAGATCTGCCTCTACCGCTTCCTCCAGGAGGCGCTCACCAACGCGGCCAAGCACGCCCGGGCGAGCCGGGTGCGGGTGCGCCTGGAGGCCCTTCCGGGGGCGGCGCGCCTGGCCGTGCAGGACGACGGAGCGGGCTTCGACCCGGCCCGGGCCCTAGGGGGCACCGAGGCGGGCGGACTGGGGCTGGTGGGGATGCGGGAGCGCCTCGAGCTCCTGGAGGGACGCCTCGAGATCCGCTCCACGCCCGGGGCCGGAACGGCCATCGCGGCCGTGGTGCCGACCGATGCCCCGGAAGCCCCGGAAGCAGTCCGGGGAGAGCCTGCCGAGAAGGGAAAGGAGTCGAGAAGATGATTCGGGTCATCGTAGCCGACGACCACCACCTGGTGCGCCAGGGCATCTGCGCGCTCCTGGAGAAGGCGCCCGACATGGAGGTGGTGGGGCAGGCCGACGACGGCATGGCGGCCCTGGAGTTGGTGCGCCGCACCCCTCCCGACATCCTGGTGGTGGACCTCGCCATGCCGCGGATGAACGGCATCCAGACCATCGAGCGGGTCCAGGCCCTGGGGGGGCGCACCCGGGTGGTGGTGCTCTCCATGTACTCCGACGAGACCCTGGTGCGCCAGGCCCTGCGGATGGGGGCAGCCGGGTACCTGCTCAAGCGCTCGGTGACCGAGGAGCTCCTGCTGGCCATCCGGGCGGCCGCCCGGGGCGAGACCTACCTGAGCCCCTCGGTCTCCCGCGTGTTGCTGGACGCCGNNNNNNNNNNNNNNNNNNNNNNNNNNNNNNNNNNNNNNNNNNNNNNNNNNNNNNNNN
The DNA window shown above is from Thermodesulfobacteriota bacterium and carries:
- a CDS encoding response regulator transcription factor, with translation MIRVIVADDHHLVRQGICALLEKAPDMEVVGQADDGMAALELVRRTPPDILVVDLAMPRMNGIQTIERVQALGGRTRVVVLSMYSDETLVRQALRMGAAGYLLKRSVTEELLLAIRAAARGETYLSPSVSRVLLDA